Part of the Spinacia oleracea cultivar Varoflay chromosome 5, BTI_SOV_V1, whole genome shotgun sequence genome, CCCTTACACAATATATATAATAGCATTTTTAACATAGAAAGGCACTGCAAATTATTTGTAACAAAGGAAAAAATggcttttaaattaaattacactCTTATATTGTTTTCCCTGTCATTTTATTTGCTTGTCCTAGAAATTAGTGGCCGCACGCACGTTACTGAAGGCGATACCATTGTGTTTGACATAACAAAGAATGGAGCTAAGCCTGGTACCAATGTTGCAAAGGTAAACAAATACTTGAAAAATCGATGTCATAATCATGTAAAAAGTTTCTATATTTGTAACGGGTTTATGGGATGGCTTTAATTGAGACACGAAATGACATTTTTCTTCATATAAGATGATGCAAAAATATGGTATATGTATTGACAATCTGTTAACTCCATTTTTTAATCGATAATATTGGTTTATTGTTTGTTTTCAGGCTTTTATGCGTGCGTGGAGTGATGCATGTGCATCGAAAAAACGAAGCAAGGTTTTAGTTCCTAAAGGAAAATACTTGCTAGGCCCTATTACGCTTAAAGGTCCATGCCAAACACCAATTACAATAGAAATTTTAGGAAATTTCAAGGCCgcttcggatttggcatcctttaAAGGTGAAGATGCATGGTTTGAGATAGATAACGTCGATGGTCTGACAATCACAGCTCCTAAAGGAGCAGGTGTGTTCGATGGCCAAGGAAAAGAAGGTTGGAAAAATAATCATTGCGTTAAGACATTTGGCAGTTGTATATTCCTTCCTCATGTAAGCGCAATTTAGATCAAGTACACATATTTGGTAGGGGAATGTTAGGATGCAAAGACTATTTGTAAAATGATACAataacttattatttatattgtgCATTGCAGAACTTTAGGTTTAATTTTCTGACGAATTCAAAAATTATTGGCATCACTTCACTAAACAGCAAGTTCTTTCACATAACCCTCCAAGGGTGTAAGAACCTGGAAATGACTGACATGAACATAACCGCCCCAGGAGACAGCCCTAACACGGACGGTATTCACATCGGACGTTCAGATGGCATTACCATTAGAGGAGTCAAGATTGCCACTGGAGATGATTGTATCTCCTTCGGTGATGGGTCAAAAAACATCCTTGTAGAGCATGTCACATGTGGACCTGGCCATGGTATTAGCGTAGGGAGTCTGGGTAGATACCCCAATGAGCAGCCAGTGTCAAATATTACTGTAAGAGATTGTACCATCAAGAACACTCTCAATGGTGTCCGGGTTAAAACATGGGGGGCCTCTTATGAATCCTCTGCCAGTTTGTTGCATTTTGAAGATATCACTATTCAAAATGTTACATTTCCCGTCATTGTTGATCAAGAATATTGCCCCCAAAATCATTGCAAACAAAGGTCCTCGTCCAGAGTTAAGATTTCTAACGTTCGATTCAAAAACGTGAAGGGAACATCAAGTACCAAGGACGCCGTGCAACTGATTTGCAGCAACACCGCGCCATGTAACAAGGTGGAGCTCACTGAAATAGACTTGAAATACAATGGAAAAGATGGTCCTGCGGTTTCAAAGTGCAAATTTGTTAAGCCTATTCTTACTGGAAAGCAGAATCCACGCGCTTGTGATGCACCTGCTGCCCCAGTTATTGAAGCAGCTGAATCAGACTCTTGAAAAAAGCTGCCAAAATTTTGACCGTCACTTTAAAATCATGTTCCTTTTCTCTAACAATATGTATGAAAGAAAATTTGTTTTGAGgaggaaaataaaagaaaaaagaacattcTTTTACCTCTATATTTACCATGTCGATGCTCCAATCAGTGGTAGATAAATAATATTTAGTTAGATTaaataaatttgataattttttaGTGGTGTCAAATGGTTAATGGGGAaactcataaaattttaaaattttaataaaattttaaaattttaataaaattttccaaaaataaaaaattcaagtgaGGTCAAATGAGCCCACATTTTACTAATTGGCTCCGCCAGTGACTCCAAAATAGTAAAAAGTTTATACTTTTAAAATAGTATGTTTGTCTTTTTcatcttgttttattctttaattCGACCTTCAATCTTGCATACTTTCACTTTCGTTTCCGTCCACTATAAAAATCTAAAAGTATACACATGCATTATTTTACCAATACTTTTTTCACGAAACCATTATTATAATTTTACGATAATATTAATTTGATTACCAAATTACTAATTAATGGATCCAAATTTCTCTTAATAAtaataccgttttttttttagTGAAAATAAAAATCACTATTATATAATGTAACTCTTGAGGTCATTATGTAGAGTTCTACAATTTTTTTTCCCACAATTAGTTGGTTTTATTTTCATATTGCACAATTGTTTGATTACATGCATGATTTGTACTAGACTTTCCTAATTAGTGATTTGGCATTAAATAAtcgattttaaaattaaataaattcaatttgaTTAAACAAccatttttttaaattaatttcattaaataatGAAGTTACCCTTATGATAATGAATTTGgagttcccttatagaatagaaaTTAGTATGTTAGTACTTATTAGTTTTACTTTGGAAAAATTGATACAAAAGGTCTCAACTATGAACACTTTTTCTTTAAACAATTACACCTATCAATTAACTAAGTTTTGTCCAGATTTTATAGGTATTTTGCAAGATATGTAAAAATAATTTCACATAACACACATGAAACTTTTAATGTATtcacttgtcaaaaaaaaaaaaaaaaaaaacttttaatGTATTCTAATAATATAACATAACACACATGAGATTAGTATGtatttcagataagtttagttaactttaaataatataatttcaaataaaataagttatttTTAAACATTTCCACGCACAGATAAgcttatttcaaacaaaataagctTTTTCAGATAATACAAGtccagataagttcaaataatataagtttagacaaaataagtccaatagaacggagccttaTTTGTAGCCCATGTATCATTAttcatctatactaatatattaaaaggcgttttgaagaatgtatacgtgtcacgtagatctctccttattacgccatGTCACCACTTATTAGCATCATGACAcgttattacaacaaaaaaaatcgaacaaggatcgaacaccaaacctctttgttaaaagttacacttcttaccatcttaaccaactacaacttatgtaaTATCTTTCCATATAATCCTATATATTCGTTTTACAATAAAAAatacattgaataaaagtgaatgcaaaaaaatgaatgattacttaattcataaatgtacaattattactttgaagaaaaggatccgactttgtttagatttttggaTGTGGGTTTTAATCGGGAaggttgttgatcggccactaaTCTTATGTCACCACCATAATTTGATGATGACACCATCTGTACGTGcacatattttataaaaaaaacccgaataaaagtcaaaactcgGGGCAACGCCCGGGTCACATACTAGTTTATATATATAACCCTCCATTTAACTTTTCAAATTGGTAACCTCCAATGTCTCTAAGGCCCTATTTGGTTCATCATTAGTAAAGAAAAAGAAGTGAAAAGAAAGGAaggggaaaaaaaaaggaaaaaaaatgaaagataAAGAGATTTTATTTTCCTGTGTTTGGTTTAAAAGAAGGAAATGAAGAAATGacaacttttattttttttctttcttatcAAATTTCTCCAATTATGGGAGGAAAGAAAACTAAATTTTTTATAAAGGATCTTGTGTGAACTCGACCTTATGTATGGAGAAGGGAGCGTCGTCAATGTATGTGTCCAATGGATGATGTGAACTCGACCTTATAATACATTGTGTTTGGAGATTATATAAAAGTAAAAGTGGAATGAGTCTACATGTACATGTCGTGTATTTCTATGTATCTCAACTGATATGTACCGCTATGcactatttaaaataattaactagtgtttggcccgggcgatgctccggttgctactttgaataattaaaatttgatatttttcgTTAGATCTATATGTTTGACCATAATACATGTAGTCCATGcataaaagtgaaaagattcATTAAATTCATCAactttattgatttttttttgaatggtTTCACCAACCTAATGGTACGCAATTTAAATAGTTTTACTCTGTTCAAATGTGGGATTTGTTTGGAATTGGTGAATTTTGATTGGGTTTTGTTTGGAATGTGTAGGATAATATTGGTTGTTGAGTTGATCTTTCCTAAGGATGACTTAAAGGAATATCTTAGGGGGGATATTTCCACGTACAGGATATATTTTTGAATTTATTTAGTGTTTGTTTCTTACCCGATTCTGATTAGTAGTAGGTTGTAAGATTGTTAATATGTACACCACGTACTCATTTATCATGcgaagtaatttttcaattagattaTCTTATAATTCGTTTAATCTATTTTCTAATGGAGCTAAgtgattcaaattaataaacatcaAATTACATGTCGGGCATTTaatatagttgatgcttatgagacttatgatatCATGCTTAGTTCATGGTTTTCCTAATgttttaattgttattttcatTCCAATATAGTACATAGGAAATAACAGCTAAACAGCTAACATAAAGATatagttgttttagacttcatgtttacgtgcatttataaattaatgtgcatgaataaacaataattagtggttggttaagatggtaatgagagttattctTCAAACTGTAGGTCTTGTGTTCGAGCCTTATTATATTggtttttggttgtcaataacatTACATAaccttggtgagtggatgacgTGGCGCAAGTAGGAGAGTTCTACGTGACACAAAAAATTTattcacaacgccttttaatatattagtatagattaattaatgattaaactatttaaattttaaatgtataaaattggttaactaattatcTACCTCGTCTTTTCAAAATGGAGGATTTGCGTTAAGCAAAGACAAGAATGAAAATAATTGATAATGATTGAAGATGAAAAAAGAGGATTTGACACGGGAAAGTGTTGAGAGAAAGGAAATTGGACGAAGATGAAAACggaggagaaagaaaaaaagagggcaAATCAGTCACTCCACTATTATTAACAGAAATCATATTTTTTTGAAGAAGGGTTGTAAGATTATTATAGccatttataaaaatattaattttcatgttTTGGCCTTTTAAATGGTAAGGATACGATCGTGATTTTACGTAGTAGCTGTTGTTAGGTGGCGAGTGGCCTGTGTTATTTTctttactagattttagcccgtgcgatgcacagattatattaaattgttatgtttaaatagaactcatatgtatataccaattttatatactacctccgttccttaatgttctttacggttactatttgcacgaaatccaatgcaatatttaacgacttatatatccatttccgtatgtgaaaaacttataaaaatttgatattttgaaaatagacaacgagaccaatctaacaagatcttacatgataacattttAATGTATATAACAGTGAGAATCCACGGTCAAAGctttcatactttggacacatattccaaagcgtaaagaacattaaggaacggaggtagtgttagattagattagttttttttattttgcattgaattttattttagatttaatttttaattatgagagtgtttgtttttggatgaaactgtacatgcgtaatattaataattaactaGTTTTTGATCCCGAGTAATGCCCCGGGTTACTACATTACTCCGTAATAACTTCACATTTAGTTTGATTTCTTTTGCAAtaataacatgaaacatgtcaTGTCCTAGTGGTaaaagttttattgtttaaactcaagATTGGGGTTCAAACAGAGCGCCACATGTCACGCTTACTTTCTTACAAACGCTttttaatacttcctccatttcacAATAGATGCATAATTTCTCATTTGCGCACTATTCATCAATTAACTTTGAAAACATTTCTTTCActgttgtgtaagaaaaaactgttaggttatgatacatatgacaattcataaatcatgcggaaaaaccataaagccaggaaagcatattatttacacataatcatttagcatagtttagatgcatacactttgttgcgtgccctccctagctgcgcccgaaccgaacaagaacaagtctttaggactccaagtgtcgtccctccgtagatagtccacagcacgtccggatccgccttaagcttgaccaactaggatcgcccttaaggtacttagaattttcggctaatgtaggcaattgtatgactgaatttttgctctcaaaaatcactttgaatacttgaatgctctctttaaaataatgaccctaggcctttatttatagaggtatggaaagggaattgtaatcctattaggatacgaattaattaaactagaatcctaatagaattcttatttaattaattcatccttttaggtttaggaatttaatcatatgtcgaaacctgatagctttaggattcgtatagcacacaaacacacacacgcacgcacatcagcccacgaagggcgccatgcgcgcgcgcgcagcccacgaggggcgccatgcgcgcgcgcgcagcccacgagctcgcagcccattgccacgaggcccacacgctgccgcagcgttggcgcgcgctgggcctgccttgcggtgggcctggcgcagccttggctggtgcgttgtggcgcgctggcttgttgggcgatggcccggcttcgtgctgggccttcgtctggcaggcctcgtccgatgctaattcgtacgatacgcttccgattaatttcccgattccggaattcatttccgatacgaacaatatttaatatttccgattccggaattaatttccgtttcaaacaaatatttaatatttccgtttccggaattattttccgatttcgataatatttccgattctgacaatatttccgtttccggcaatatttccgattccggcaatatttccatttccgataatattttccgatacgtacggcaacatctacgacttggataatatttatatttccgatacgatccatatttccgtttccggcaatatcatcgtttccggagtattcatttcttgcctgtgacgatctcagctcccactgaaaccaagatccgtcgattccgaatatccatagatggagtatttaatgccattaaatacttgatccgtttacgtactatttgtgtgaccctacgggttcagtcaagagtaagctgtggattaatatcattaattccacttgaactgaagcggcctctagctaggcattcagctcacttgatctcactgaattattaacttgttaattaatactgaaccgcacttattagacttaacatagaatgcatacttggaccaagggcactatttccttcagtctcccacttgtccttagggacaagtgtgcatttcctaattcctttgtcgctcgatgcttgctcttgaacataaggtaagagttgtcatccttattatgtccagaggtgttcctcggtttcagagttcaactgatcaaataaacagataatcatagcctatgattcatccgagcacggccatgcatttcacagtttctagctctccgagtggccttgtacaacttttaagcatctcatcccgatttatgggaggacaatcccaatcttgcgatcttgagattagacttcgtttgataggtgattacctgagcgttgcctttatagcctccttttacggtgcgacggttggtcaacgtcaaagcaaccagttctcaaacaagtaatttcaaatcactcaggtattgaggatttagtgtctaataattttaatgaaatttacttatgaaaaattttcatctcttacagtaaagtttcataggtcttgtccgatactagtcttcccaaagtaagtatctatgcaaatgattatgacattgccatgtccacatagttcaagaaacagaactactagtcatcttgcattctaatcgtctaacgttttctatgcgtccaattttatagaaaactccgactagggaccattttcaacctttgacattcaagttcacttgatagacatttcttagtcacatgactggtcctgacagtctatcttgaatatatcgtcaaattgaagggactcatcatttaatactaaaccaagattaaatggaatatgaaaatacttttcatatatgataaatgtttcaaccccagtgttttacaaccatgggcctcaaacccatctgtaaaacagttcatggaattcaaagctatgcttgatttccagtgctaccatgtgagtgttgtttctcacttgttgcataggtttagttatcatgctttgcgaatcttaatatcattttcatcgaatgttcttcgagatatgatgataagatcttttgggtgtgtttagtttgtgatctattctttctagctacaagagtggttctacgcattttgcaatgaagaactatcaagtcagcagacatgtgatctacccaagttcaatgaagaactcattaacataaacaaccctgttttattgcttcttaggcaacaagtacttttacttcaactatttaggttgctagtgatgctttgtttagatttacttatccaagcagttcacagatatgtggaagtctttccagctgtatcttagaacatagaaattaatatttaatttcccacgcaacaactcatggtctccaatccatgttgccatttcaaaacacaatgctctataacacgtccttgtcaatggttaacttcaaaggaatcttgcttgatcctttgccagtgtttatgcgtgtagcatcaatatttagcatatatttatttccttgaatcaagaactattcctatgtaccttttcaagtaccataagtttttcttgatct contains:
- the LOC110799624 gene encoding probable galacturan 1,4-alpha-galacturonidase SALK6, translated to MAFKLNYTLILFSLSFYLLVLEISGRTHVTEGDTIVFDITKNGAKPGTNVAKAFMRAWSDACASKKRSKVLVPKGKYLLGPITLKGPCQTPITIEILGNFKAASDLASFKGEDAWFEIDNVDGLTITAPKGAGVFDGQGKEGWKNNHCVKTFGSCIFLPHNFRFNFLTNSKIIGITSLNSKFFHITLQGCKNLEMTDMNITAPGDSPNTDGIHIGRSDGITIRGVKIATGDDCISFGDGSKNILVEHVTCGPGHGISVGSLGRYPNEQPVSNITVRDCTIKNTLNGVRVKTWGASYESSASLLHFEDITIQNVTFPVIVDQEYCPQNHCKQRSSSRVKISNVRFKNVKGTSSTKDAVQLICSNTAPCNKVELTEIDLKYNGKDGPAVSKCKFVKPILTGKQNPRACDAPAAPVIEAAESDS